The following coding sequences lie in one Moritella sp. F3 genomic window:
- the pgl gene encoding 6-phosphogluconolactonase has translation MMDYRTFEKPEQVVESLAHSLVEYSKQDQPVHISLSGGSTPKLLFKVLAQAPFATSITWTNLHFWWGDERCVAPDDAESNFGEAQALLFSKVALPTENIHRILGEDAPEQEVIRFAQEMQTVIPAHNGLPCFDWILLGMGGDGHTASLFPGQTDYNDENIAIIAQHPESGQYRISKTARLLANAKRISYLVLGAGKAEVIKQIHDNDDAALAYPAAQVKANQGSTEWILDAAAARLINS, from the coding sequence ATGATGGATTATCGTACTTTTGAAAAACCTGAACAGGTTGTTGAGTCATTGGCTCATTCACTTGTTGAATATAGCAAGCAAGATCAGCCTGTACATATTTCGTTATCAGGCGGCAGTACACCAAAGCTTTTATTTAAAGTGTTAGCACAAGCGCCATTTGCAACAAGCATTACATGGACTAACTTACATTTTTGGTGGGGCGATGAACGCTGTGTGGCACCTGATGATGCCGAAAGTAATTTTGGTGAAGCACAAGCGTTACTATTTTCGAAGGTGGCATTGCCGACAGAGAATATTCACCGTATTTTAGGTGAAGATGCACCTGAGCAAGAAGTTATTCGTTTTGCGCAAGAGATGCAAACCGTTATTCCTGCACATAATGGCTTACCATGTTTTGATTGGATCCTACTTGGCATGGGGGGCGATGGTCATACTGCATCATTATTCCCTGGCCAAACTGATTATAACGATGAAAACATCGCTATCATTGCTCAACATCCAGAATCAGGGCAATACCGTATTTCTAAAACGGCGCGCCTGTTAGCGAATGCAAAACGCATTAGCTATTTAGTGCTGGGTGCTGGTAAAGCTGAAGTAATTAAGCAGATCCACGATAATGACGATGCTGCTCTTGCTTATCCCGCTGCACAAGTTAAAGCAAATCAAGGTAGCACTGAGTGGATCCTGGATGCAGCAGCAGCAAGATTAATTAATAGTTAA
- a CDS encoding type II secretion system protein, whose amino-acid sequence MNEKMGFSLLELTFVIVVLSVLAMFAIPEYTKTHREAKVAVLTDLRGKLVNAVDTLKTASNIESRKQTINGKTYVQYDVRQSYLVSGKLLDPTEICHILGLTSGPLVEGDIITSSDGMYTCKNVSPKQSWIRMNRLESTDCALSYTAHYNNESIANVEIKLTGDCLE is encoded by the coding sequence ATGAATGAAAAAATGGGCTTTTCATTACTGGAATTAACATTTGTTATTGTGGTTCTTTCAGTTCTAGCCATGTTTGCTATCCCCGAGTACACCAAAACGCACCGTGAAGCGAAAGTCGCTGTACTAACCGATCTACGCGGTAAATTAGTCAATGCCGTGGACACCTTGAAAACAGCTTCAAACATCGAATCACGTAAACAGACTATTAACGGTAAAACATATGTTCAATATGACGTCAGACAATCCTATCTGGTATCAGGTAAGCTGTTAGACCCGACTGAAATCTGTCATATATTAGGGCTAACCTCTGGCCCCCTTGTTGAAGGTGACATTATTACTTCAAGTGATGGCATGTATACTTGTAAAAATGTCAGCCCTAAACAGAGCTGGATTAGAATGAATCGACTTGAATCGACAGATTGCGCATTATCATATACAGCCCATTATAATAATGAGTCTATCGCGAATGTTGAGATTAAATTGACAGGTGACTGTTTAGAGTGA
- a CDS encoding glutathione S-transferase, translating into MRPTRPAIFYSFRRCPYAMRARLAVCYSQVEVELREVVLKDKPMSLLAYSPKGTVPVLVTQDKQIIDESRDIMQWALAQNDRHDWLRQNQPHLQKQISSLIDENDNEFKAILDKYKYADRHPECTEAQYREQGSHFLTQLELLLRLHNNLISDDVSLADIAIFPFIRQFASVDKTWFEQSPYPKLRAWLNRHTSSTLFTDIMFKYPQWSAGDKAVYFACSN; encoded by the coding sequence ATGCGACCTACTCGCCCTGCTATTTTTTATTCGTTTCGACGTTGCCCATACGCAATGAGAGCACGACTCGCGGTTTGTTATAGCCAAGTGGAAGTTGAATTAAGAGAAGTGGTATTAAAAGATAAACCAATGAGCTTGTTAGCTTATTCACCTAAAGGCACGGTGCCGGTTTTAGTCACTCAAGATAAACAGATCATTGATGAAAGTCGCGACATTATGCAGTGGGCATTGGCACAAAACGATCGCCATGATTGGCTACGCCAAAATCAACCCCATTTACAAAAGCAGATAAGCTCACTGATCGACGAAAATGATAACGAATTCAAAGCTATTTTAGATAAATATAAATACGCCGATCGCCACCCAGAATGTACTGAAGCGCAATATCGTGAGCAAGGCAGCCACTTTCTAACTCAGCTTGAATTGTTACTCAGGTTACACAATAACCTGATTAGTGACGATGTGAGTCTCGCAGACATCGCTATTTTTCCCTTTATTCGTCAATTTGCCAGTGTGGATAAGACGTGGTTCGAACAATCTCCCTACCCTAAATTACGCGCTTGGTTAAACCGCCATACTAGCTCAACATTATTTACTGATATTATGTTTAAATACCCGCAATGGTCTGCTGGCGACAAAGCCGTATACTTTGCTTGTAGTAATTAA
- the nhaA gene encoding Na+/H+ antiporter NhaA — protein sequence MNNTQDSFLSSFFKLESAGGIILMFSAVLAMVLANSPLQGLYALFLDTPVEIKLGGLEIAKPLLLWINDGLMAVFFFLVGLELKRELVEGELSDPRNIILPGVGAIGGMLFPALIYVYFNIDDPAALSGWAIPAATDIAFALGILSLLGSRVPVSLKIFLTSLAIFDDIGAILIIAFFYTSKISVVALIVTALCIPVLAYLNKRNVDSKALYIIVGIVMWVAMLKSGVHATLAGVILALFIPMQSKDKSHSPLKKMEHGLHFVVAFVILPIFAFANAGINLSGVGLEQILHPVPMGIALGLFFGKQIGIFGLCWLAIKCKIAQMPKGMDWCSLYSTAILCGVGFTMSLFIGSLAFEETGTNLLFDERLGIILGSLVSGFVGFFMLKSCLSKQDKVAK from the coding sequence ATGAACAATACACAAGATTCGTTTTTATCTAGTTTCTTTAAACTAGAATCAGCAGGCGGCATTATCTTAATGTTCTCGGCTGTATTAGCTATGGTTTTAGCTAATAGCCCTTTACAAGGACTCTATGCTCTATTTTTAGATACCCCAGTTGAAATAAAACTTGGCGGTTTAGAAATTGCGAAACCATTATTACTTTGGATTAATGATGGTTTAATGGCTGTATTCTTCTTTTTAGTTGGACTTGAACTAAAACGAGAATTAGTGGAAGGGGAGTTATCTGATCCTCGAAATATCATTCTACCTGGCGTTGGTGCTATCGGTGGTATGTTATTCCCAGCGCTTATCTATGTTTACTTTAATATAGATGATCCTGCTGCGTTAAGTGGTTGGGCTATCCCTGCTGCAACAGATATTGCATTTGCGTTAGGTATTTTAAGTTTACTTGGTTCTCGTGTACCTGTGAGCTTGAAGATATTCTTAACATCTCTGGCTATTTTTGATGATATTGGTGCGATCCTTATTATTGCATTCTTCTATACATCGAAGATTTCTGTTGTTGCATTGATTGTGACCGCATTATGTATCCCTGTGTTAGCTTATTTAAATAAGCGTAATGTTGATTCGAAAGCCTTGTATATCATTGTTGGTATCGTGATGTGGGTGGCAATGCTGAAGTCTGGTGTTCACGCAACATTAGCCGGTGTTATCCTTGCTTTATTTATCCCGATGCAATCAAAAGATAAATCACATTCACCACTGAAGAAGATGGAGCATGGACTACACTTTGTCGTGGCCTTTGTTATCTTACCTATCTTCGCATTTGCAAACGCTGGTATTAACTTATCGGGTGTTGGCTTAGAACAAATATTGCACCCAGTGCCAATGGGTATTGCGTTAGGTCTGTTCTTTGGTAAGCAAATTGGTATCTTTGGTTTATGTTGGTTAGCGATTAAATGTAAGATTGCACAAATGCCAAAAGGCATGGACTGGTGTTCTTTATATAGCACGGCGATCTTATGTGGTGTTGGCTTCACGATGAGCTTGTTTATTGGTTCACTTGCGTTTGAAGAAACGGGTACTAATCTATTATTTGATGAGCGCCTTGGTATTATCTTAGGTTCATTGGTCTCTGGTTTTGTTGGCTTCTTTATGCTGAAGTCATGTCTATCAAAACAAGATAAAGTAGCAAAGTAA
- the zwf gene encoding glucose-6-phosphate dehydrogenase, with translation MVKPENNSIVIFGASGDLTKRKLLPALFHLYVNELLPEDFSILGASKTAYTDDSFREKVTNDLIQSEGITQQQAEAFSKHLYYISMDMTDADSYVAFKERLETLSVTHNTVGNAIYYMATPPSLYAAISANLAKHKLNKDRNGWKRLIVEKPFGYDLASANELDEHLHTCFRERQVYRIDHYLGKETVQNLLVYRFSNGLFEPLWNRSFIDYVEITAAESLGVEERGGYYDHSGAVRDMLQNHLLQVLALVAMEPPAVINADAMRNEVVKVIQSLRPLEEQDLRDNLVLGQYTKSVVNGEEMPGYRSEKDVDEDSRTPTYVGMKMMIDNWRWNGVPFYVRTGKRMPERLTEIVVHFKKTPHPIFGQNAPENKLILRIQPNESIQMDFGLKKPGAGFTAQQVSMSFDYNSLEENNLLTAYERLLLDCMKGDATLFARSDAVKACWEFVQPILDYKKEAKSLFGYKCGSWGPNKADEMLEKDGREWRFSSEEVIN, from the coding sequence ATGGTAAAACCAGAGAATAACAGTATTGTCATTTTTGGTGCTTCGGGTGATTTAACAAAACGAAAGTTACTTCCCGCGCTTTTCCACCTTTATGTCAATGAACTGTTACCTGAAGATTTCTCTATTTTGGGTGCGAGTAAAACAGCATACACGGACGACTCATTCCGTGAAAAAGTAACTAATGATTTAATCCAAAGTGAAGGCATTACTCAGCAACAAGCTGAAGCGTTTAGTAAACATTTGTACTATATCTCGATGGATATGACAGATGCAGATAGCTACGTTGCGTTTAAAGAGCGTTTAGAAACATTATCTGTAACGCACAATACAGTGGGTAATGCTATTTATTATATGGCAACACCACCAAGCTTATACGCAGCAATTTCTGCGAACCTAGCTAAACATAAATTGAATAAAGATCGTAATGGCTGGAAACGTTTGATCGTTGAGAAGCCATTTGGTTATGACCTTGCGTCTGCAAACGAATTAGATGAGCATTTACATACTTGTTTCCGCGAGCGCCAGGTATACCGTATTGATCATTACTTAGGTAAAGAAACAGTACAGAACCTATTAGTATATCGTTTCTCTAATGGTTTATTCGAACCATTGTGGAACCGTAGTTTCATCGACTATGTTGAAATTACAGCAGCTGAAAGCTTAGGCGTTGAAGAACGTGGTGGTTATTATGACCATTCTGGCGCAGTACGTGACATGTTACAGAATCACTTATTACAAGTACTAGCACTAGTTGCGATGGAGCCACCTGCAGTTATCAATGCAGATGCGATGCGTAATGAAGTGGTTAAAGTGATCCAAAGCTTACGTCCGCTTGAAGAACAAGATCTACGTGATAATCTCGTCTTAGGCCAATACACGAAAAGTGTTGTTAATGGCGAAGAGATGCCTGGTTACCGTAGTGAAAAAGACGTTGATGAAGATTCACGCACGCCGACATATGTGGGCATGAAGATGATGATCGACAACTGGCGTTGGAACGGCGTTCCTTTTTATGTGCGTACGGGTAAACGTATGCCAGAACGTTTGACTGAGATTGTGGTTCACTTTAAGAAGACACCACATCCAATCTTTGGTCAGAACGCGCCAGAAAATAAATTGATCTTGCGTATTCAGCCAAACGAATCAATTCAAATGGACTTTGGTTTGAAAAAACCGGGGGCAGGCTTCACTGCTCAGCAAGTATCAATGAGCTTTGACTATAATAGTTTAGAAGAAAATAACCTATTAACAGCTTATGAGCGTTTATTACTTGATTGCATGAAAGGCGACGCAACACTCTTTGCTCGTTCTGATGCAGTTAAAGCATGTTGGGAATTTGTGCAGCCAATCTTAGACTATAAAAAAGAAGCAAAATCTTTATTTGGTTATAAGTGTGGTAGCTGGGGACCGAACAAAGCAGATGAAATGCTTGAGAAAGATGGGCGTGAATGGCGCTTTTCGAGTGAAGAAGTGATTAACTAA